Proteins co-encoded in one Bradyrhizobium sp. 170 genomic window:
- a CDS encoding methyltransferase domain-containing protein translates to MTIDVIDLRDFYSRRLGIVARQLINRGIRARWPDAAGQRVLGLGYPTPYLGLFREDSERCIAFMPAAQGVLKWPTARPALATLIDEFSMPLPDAAVDRILLVHALEMSDDPERLLREVWRVLAPSGRLIAVIPNRRGVWTRTDNTPFGHGRPYSRAQITQLLRQTWFTPASWGEALFLPPVGNSWFLRSAMAWERVGAALSLPFAGVHIVEATKQVYRAIPAGRERTRLIPSLEPVLVPSSTATRDKV, encoded by the coding sequence ATGACCATCGACGTCATCGACCTCCGCGATTTCTATTCGCGACGCCTCGGCATCGTGGCGCGCCAGCTGATCAACCGCGGCATCCGGGCGCGCTGGCCCGATGCGGCGGGGCAGCGCGTGCTCGGGCTCGGTTACCCGACGCCCTATCTCGGCCTGTTTCGCGAGGATTCCGAACGCTGCATCGCCTTCATGCCGGCGGCGCAGGGCGTGTTGAAATGGCCGACCGCGCGGCCTGCGCTGGCGACCCTGATCGATGAATTTTCGATGCCGCTGCCGGACGCCGCGGTGGATCGGATCCTGCTGGTCCACGCGCTGGAAATGTCTGACGATCCGGAGCGCTTGCTGCGCGAGGTGTGGCGGGTGCTGGCGCCGTCCGGCCGGCTGATCGCGGTGATCCCGAACCGGCGCGGCGTATGGACGCGCACCGACAATACGCCGTTCGGTCACGGCCGGCCCTATTCGCGTGCGCAGATCACGCAATTGCTGCGGCAGACCTGGTTCACGCCGGCTTCGTGGGGCGAGGCGCTGTTCCTGCCGCCGGTCGGCAATAGCTGGTTTTTGCGCTCGGCGATGGCGTGGGAGCGCGTTGGAGCAGCACTGTCGCTGCCGTTCGCTGGCGTCCATATCGTGGAAGCGACCAAACAGGTCTATCGCGCGATCCCCGCGGGCCGCGAACGCACGCGGTTGATTCCATCGCTGGAGCCGGTGCTGGTGCCGTCATCGACGGCGACGAGGGATAAGGTGTAA